From Streptomyces sp. 6-11-2, one genomic window encodes:
- a CDS encoding CBS domain-containing protein, which yields MTAPAVCVPPHVSLVEVSRRMAECAVGSVLVVEDGALRGIVTDRDLAVRGMGGGLGTEARVEAVMSPRVATIEAADDLQLAYRSFRRTGVRRLPVLDAGRVVGVLTIDDLFLEVFRRLGDLLGPVAWSVLQEPPGPPSEAASPHEP from the coding sequence ATGACTGCTCCGGCGGTGTGCGTACCGCCGCACGTCTCCCTGGTCGAGGTGTCCCGACGGATGGCCGAGTGCGCCGTCGGCTCTGTCCTCGTGGTCGAGGACGGAGCGCTGCGCGGCATAGTCACCGACCGCGACCTGGCCGTACGGGGCATGGGCGGCGGCCTGGGCACGGAGGCCCGCGTGGAGGCGGTCATGTCACCACGCGTGGCCACGATCGAAGCCGCCGACGACCTCCAGTTGGCCTACCGTTCCTTCCGTCGCACGGGGGTCCGCCGGCTTCCGGTGCTGGATGCGGGTCGGGTGGTCGGCGTGCTGACCATCGACGACCTGTTTCTCGAGGTCTTCCGGCGGCTCGGCGACCTGCTGGGTCCGGTCGCCTGGAGCGTCCTGCAGGAGCCGCCCGGACCTCCCTCGGAAGCTGCGTCCCCGCACGAGCCCTGA
- a CDS encoding V-type ATP synthase subunit B: MTGPQVIEYTGVRELRGPLVVVEGVGGVGWDEFATIVLDSGERRHGLVLEVDRDLAVVQVLEDTAGMSRTGIRVAFSGSPLRIPVGTGWLGRVCNGRGEPSDGGPPVFGGSYAAVGGAPINPVRREPPNEPVLTGVGAVDVLTTLVRGQKLPVFSAAGLPHLELAVQIAAQATCGGEPFAAVFAGMGLTHADTAFVREGLAARSAARELVLFLNTADDPVIERLLTPRLALTVAEHLAFTEGRHVLVVMTDMTAYSEALREVSAARGEIPARRAYPGYLYSDLASLYERCGRIKDRPGSVTILPVLTMPAGDITHPVPDLTGYITEGQIVLSADVQAVGTYPPVDPLASLSRLMRRGTGAGRTRADHPAVAAQLIAALARSRQVAELADLIGRSALSPADLRLLDLEDAFRNRFLAQGTAEDRSLDDSLDRAWEVLLTLPRSQLGMLPADLLDTRTPPQDEEAP, from the coding sequence ATGACCGGTCCCCAGGTCATCGAGTACACGGGCGTGCGGGAACTGCGCGGCCCGCTGGTGGTCGTCGAAGGGGTCGGCGGCGTCGGCTGGGACGAGTTCGCCACGATCGTCCTCGACTCCGGTGAACGACGGCACGGGCTGGTCCTGGAGGTGGACCGCGACCTCGCCGTGGTGCAGGTCCTGGAGGACACCGCCGGTATGAGCCGCACCGGCATCCGGGTCGCCTTCTCGGGCTCGCCGTTGCGGATCCCGGTGGGGACCGGATGGCTGGGACGGGTGTGCAACGGCCGGGGCGAACCGTCCGACGGCGGGCCGCCGGTGTTCGGCGGGTCGTATGCGGCAGTCGGCGGCGCGCCGATCAATCCGGTACGCCGGGAACCGCCGAACGAACCGGTGCTCACCGGCGTGGGCGCGGTGGACGTGCTGACCACGCTGGTGCGCGGCCAGAAACTGCCGGTGTTCTCGGCTGCGGGGCTACCGCACTTGGAACTGGCGGTGCAGATCGCGGCTCAGGCGACCTGTGGCGGTGAGCCGTTCGCCGCCGTGTTCGCCGGCATGGGGCTCACCCACGCCGACACGGCGTTCGTCCGCGAAGGGCTGGCCGCGCGTTCCGCCGCACGGGAACTGGTCCTGTTCCTCAACACAGCCGACGACCCGGTGATCGAACGGCTGCTCACCCCGCGACTCGCCCTGACCGTCGCCGAACACCTCGCGTTCACGGAGGGCCGCCACGTCCTGGTGGTGATGACGGACATGACGGCCTACTCCGAGGCGCTGCGCGAGGTGTCCGCCGCACGCGGTGAGATACCGGCCCGGCGGGCCTACCCCGGCTACCTCTACAGCGACCTCGCCTCCCTCTACGAACGCTGCGGCCGAATCAAGGACCGACCGGGATCGGTCACCATCCTGCCGGTGCTCACCATGCCGGCGGGCGACATCACCCACCCTGTCCCCGATCTCACCGGCTACATCACGGAAGGGCAGATCGTGCTGTCCGCCGATGTCCAGGCCGTCGGCACCTATCCGCCCGTGGATCCGCTGGCCTCGCTGTCGCGTCTGATGCGCAGGGGAACCGGAGCCGGACGGACCCGCGCGGACCATCCGGCCGTCGCCGCACAGTTGATCGCCGCGCTGGCCCGGTCCCGGCAGGTGGCGGAGCTCGCCGACCTGATCGGACGGTCGGCGCTCAGCCCGGCCGATCTGCGCCTCCTGGACCTCGAAGACGCCTTCCGGAACCGGTTCCTCGCCCAGGGCACCGCCGAGGACCGGTCGTTGGACGATTCCCTCGACCGGGCCTGGGAGGTGCTGCTGACCCTGCCGCGCAGCCAGCTCGGCATGCTCCCGGCCGACCTGCTCGACACCCGCACTCCGCCGCAGGACGAGGAGGCGCCATGA
- a CDS encoding pyridoxamine 5'-phosphate oxidase family protein, with product MNEDTAGRADRDLMRRIEVRLAQLGLTEEELAGQAGMSPRYFRHLIASGADFDPGGFLRVAAALGMTHQELLEGRSDAPAGQGGAAQHPVLMKLTTKECWERLGTQGIGRIALPAHPGPGVFPVNYIVDGMTVVYRTDPRGAAVAEPGGEVSFQVDHVDESRSVGWSVLLAGTAEHVTDPEAVQRLAEQPVSEPWAGGVRNLWIRVVPAEISGRRIHGL from the coding sequence GTGAATGAGGACACCGCAGGTCGGGCTGACCGTGATCTCATGCGTCGCATTGAGGTGCGACTTGCGCAGCTCGGTCTCACGGAGGAGGAGTTGGCGGGTCAGGCAGGCATGTCGCCGCGCTACTTCCGGCACCTGATCGCGTCCGGGGCCGATTTCGACCCCGGTGGCTTCCTGCGGGTCGCCGCCGCGCTCGGTATGACCCACCAGGAGTTGCTCGAAGGCCGAAGCGACGCGCCCGCAGGCCAGGGCGGAGCGGCACAGCACCCTGTGCTCATGAAACTCACGACCAAGGAATGCTGGGAGCGGCTCGGCACCCAAGGGATCGGGCGCATCGCGTTGCCCGCGCATCCGGGGCCCGGCGTCTTCCCGGTCAACTACATTGTTGACGGCATGACGGTCGTTTACCGCACGGATCCCCGAGGCGCCGCGGTGGCCGAACCCGGCGGCGAGGTCTCCTTCCAGGTCGATCACGTCGACGAGAGCCGGAGCGTCGGCTGGAGCGTCCTGCTCGCCGGCACCGCCGAACACGTCACCGATCCTGAAGCCGTCCAACGCCTCGCTGAGCAGCCCGTCAGCGAGCCGTGGGCCGGCGGTGTCCGCAACCTGTGGATCCGCGTCGTTCCGGCAGAGATCAGCGGCCGCCGGATCCACGGCCTTTGA
- a CDS encoding DUF1918 domain-containing protein — MRARVGDEIVVRGTAGGVIARDGEIVGLRHPDGVPPYDVRWADSGRVTLYFPGPDAYIRHVVTGGDHVPAR, encoded by the coding sequence ATGCGCGCCCGCGTCGGCGACGAGATCGTCGTACGCGGAACCGCAGGCGGGGTCATCGCCCGAGACGGGGAGATCGTCGGTCTCCGCCATCCGGACGGCGTCCCGCCCTACGACGTGCGCTGGGCCGACAGCGGACGGGTGACCCTGTACTTCCCCGGCCCTGACGCGTACATCAGGCATGTGGTGACCGGAGGCGACCATGTCCCGGCCCGGTGA
- a CDS encoding potassium-transporting ATPase subunit C codes for MMRSSLLMMSPNGRIWGLSRGHHPVAVRKPVAAHVSGRQLGFLGQDRVNVVRLNADLAALGGRATPPARRGQPQQRDYQGRPATGRLVDEDDEKISLNIRIIAGRDTPDPSQ; via the coding sequence ATGATGCGGAGTTCATTACTCATGATGTCACCGAACGGCAGGATTTGGGGCTTGTCGCGAGGCCACCACCCGGTCGCGGTCCGCAAGCCTGTCGCTGCGCACGTCAGTGGCCGCCAGCTGGGTTTCCTGGGTCAGGACAGGGTCAACGTCGTCCGGCTCAACGCCGATCTGGCCGCGTTGGGTGGTCGGGCCACACCTCCCGCGCGACGCGGTCAGCCTCAACAGCGTGACTACCAAGGGCGCCCGGCGACAGGGCGGCTCGTTGACGAGGACGACGAGAAGATATCCTTGAATATCAGGATCATCGCTGGAAGGGACACCCCAGACCCGAGTCAATGA
- a CDS encoding universal stress protein — MSRPGDRRPIVVGVAPDPAHRMAVAWAADEAARRRLPLRPVHVEGVPTRGYRKPDVPPSWEEWNEALHKAGKQVLEEVTDFVVARHPQLEVDALLAEGDPVWVLCEQSRDATAVVLGSQHLSRRQEAFGSASVALPVMAHTHCPLVVVPEPEHITQDPAYYVVGVDGSEHSAAAVDMAFEEAALRGAELRAVFVWEPGPLRLFDTDEPQQECRRLLSEIAAGRHARFPEVDLRHEVVVGHPVQVLTDASAHALGLVVGTRGRGGFTGMLLGSVSQGVLHHAGCPVIAVPTHG; from the coding sequence ATGTCCCGGCCCGGTGACCGCCGCCCGATCGTGGTGGGCGTCGCTCCTGATCCGGCCCACCGGATGGCAGTGGCCTGGGCCGCCGACGAGGCCGCCCGCCGGCGGCTGCCGTTGCGCCCGGTCCACGTCGAGGGCGTGCCGACCAGGGGCTACCGGAAACCGGACGTCCCGCCGTCGTGGGAGGAATGGAACGAGGCGCTGCACAAGGCCGGGAAGCAGGTGCTCGAGGAGGTCACGGACTTCGTCGTGGCCCGGCACCCGCAGCTCGAGGTGGACGCCCTGCTCGCGGAGGGCGACCCGGTGTGGGTGCTGTGCGAGCAGAGCCGCGACGCCACCGCCGTCGTGCTGGGATCACAGCACCTGAGCCGGAGGCAGGAGGCGTTCGGCTCCGCGTCGGTCGCCCTCCCGGTGATGGCCCATACGCACTGTCCCCTGGTGGTCGTCCCCGAGCCGGAACACATCACCCAGGACCCCGCGTACTACGTCGTCGGCGTCGACGGCAGCGAACACTCCGCTGCCGCGGTCGATATGGCGTTCGAGGAGGCGGCCTTGCGCGGCGCCGAGCTGCGAGCCGTTTTCGTCTGGGAGCCGGGGCCACTCAGGCTCTTCGACACGGACGAGCCGCAGCAGGAGTGCCGTCGGCTGCTCTCCGAGATCGCGGCGGGCCGCCACGCCCGCTTCCCCGAGGTGGACCTGCGCCACGAAGTGGTCGTCGGGCATCCCGTCCAGGTGCTCACGGATGCCTCGGCGCATGCACTGGGCCTGGTGGTGGGGACCCGAGGCCGGGGAGGATTCACCGGCATGCTGCTGGGCTCGGTCAGCCAAGGCGTGCTGCACCACGCCGGCTGCCCTGTCATCGCCGTCCCGACACACGGGTGA
- a CDS encoding nitroreductase family protein, protein MTAEPPDVNTVEALVADAAAAPSLHNAQPWAFRYLRDTGVLRLYADPERALPRTDPVNRGLRMGCGAALLNLRVAAAAAGLAPVVRLLPDPAHQDFLAEVDLCGTGPADGALARLGPAIGRRHSSRLPFRDEALPAAVRERLCEAARAEGAELSFPGAWHVQAILELVRDAEGREALTPEVRGETERWTHTELSGTAGAADGIPGEAFGPRQRGTSAPVRDFAAGRPMPGRSWAAFEKNPNIALLGTAHDEPVDWLRAGQALERVLLRATTDGLVASVTSQPLEWPEIRWAVRDPVSAMAHVQMVIRLGYGPEGHASPRRSVADLLDVL, encoded by the coding sequence GTGACCGCAGAACCTCCCGACGTGAACACCGTCGAGGCACTCGTCGCGGACGCCGCCGCGGCGCCCTCGCTGCACAACGCGCAGCCCTGGGCCTTCCGCTATCTGCGGGACACCGGCGTCCTGCGTCTGTACGCCGACCCGGAGCGCGCACTCCCGCGAACGGACCCCGTGAATCGCGGCCTGCGCATGGGGTGCGGCGCCGCGCTCCTCAACCTGCGTGTGGCCGCCGCCGCGGCGGGGCTGGCGCCGGTCGTCCGGTTGCTGCCCGACCCGGCCCACCAGGACTTCCTCGCCGAGGTGGATCTGTGCGGCACCGGACCCGCCGACGGGGCGCTCGCCCGCCTGGGCCCTGCGATCGGCCGCCGTCACTCCAGCCGTCTTCCCTTCCGTGACGAAGCACTCCCGGCCGCCGTGCGGGAGAGGCTGTGCGAAGCGGCCCGCGCCGAGGGGGCCGAGCTGTCGTTCCCCGGTGCCTGGCATGTGCAGGCGATCCTGGAGTTGGTGCGGGATGCCGAGGGCAGGGAAGCACTCACCCCGGAAGTACGCGGGGAGACGGAGCGCTGGACGCACACGGAGCTGTCCGGTACCGCGGGGGCGGCCGACGGCATTCCCGGTGAGGCGTTCGGTCCTCGCCAACGCGGTACCTCGGCCCCGGTGCGTGACTTCGCCGCCGGCCGTCCGATGCCCGGGCGAAGCTGGGCGGCCTTCGAGAAGAACCCGAACATCGCCCTGCTGGGTACGGCCCACGATGAGCCTGTGGACTGGCTCCGCGCCGGTCAGGCACTGGAGCGAGTCCTGCTCCGGGCCACCACGGACGGGCTGGTCGCCTCGGTCACCTCCCAGCCCCTGGAGTGGCCGGAGATCCGGTGGGCCGTCCGCGATCCTGTCTCGGCCATGGCCCACGTCCAGATGGTGATCCGGCTCGGCTACGGCCCCGAAGGCCACGCGAGCCCACGGCGGTCGGTGGCCGATCTGCTCGACGTCCTCTGA
- a CDS encoding V-type ATP synthase subunit D, with the protein MSLHRRRVPAGRAGRLRLRRSLATAVRGADLLERKLRLLLDREHTARRAAEDAGRMWRERLADAETWLLRGVLLGGEHALVVAAPADRARVDVTWATLMGVSHPAGVDWTDPIRSPAEPTAPNTALAHAETACRAAVRAAANLAAHQAAAELLAAETERTRQRIRALRRHWIPRLQAELAAVELALEEAEHEEAVRRRWASTRTDR; encoded by the coding sequence ATGAGCCTGCACAGGCGCCGGGTTCCGGCGGGACGAGCTGGGCGCCTGCGGCTGCGGCGTAGTCTCGCCACCGCCGTGCGCGGAGCGGACCTCCTGGAACGCAAACTCCGGCTCCTGCTGGACCGGGAGCACACCGCGCGACGGGCAGCTGAGGACGCGGGCCGGATGTGGCGGGAGAGGCTGGCCGACGCGGAAACCTGGCTGCTGCGCGGGGTACTGCTCGGCGGCGAACACGCGCTGGTCGTGGCGGCGCCCGCGGACCGGGCGCGCGTCGACGTCACGTGGGCCACGCTGATGGGCGTCAGCCACCCGGCGGGAGTGGACTGGACGGACCCCATACGCTCCCCGGCGGAACCGACAGCCCCCAACACGGCCCTCGCGCACGCGGAGACGGCCTGTCGTGCCGCGGTCCGCGCCGCGGCGAACCTTGCCGCCCACCAGGCCGCCGCCGAACTCCTGGCCGCGGAAACCGAACGGACGCGGCAGCGGATCCGGGCCCTGCGCCGGCACTGGATCCCTCGGCTGCAGGCCGAACTGGCAGCGGTGGAACTGGCGCTGGAGGAGGCCGAACACGAAGAAGCGGTACGACGCCGCTGGGCCTCCACCCGCACGGACCGATGA
- a CDS encoding DUF4118 domain-containing protein: protein MARGRLQIYLGAAPGVGKTYAMLEEGQRLRASGTDVVAGFVEPHGRRPTAAMAEGLETVPRRTVTHRGAEFTEMDLDAVLARRSQVALVDELAHTNAPGTGTRNAKRWQDVEELLDAGIDVVTTLNVQHLESLNDVVRQITGVRQRETLPDEVARRADQIELVDLPPEVLRRRLAHGDIYPPDRIETALTHYFRVGNLIALRELALLWLADRVEEGLQHYRAEHGIAIPWETRERIMVGLTGGPEGETLIRRAARIAARTPGSELLALHVVPADGLTHADPAALASQRTLVESLGGTYHQTTGESVVAALLQFARAENVTQIVLGASRRGRLSLLLDAGVGHRTIRGSGPIDVHVITHEAAAGSAFTTRLPRPGRGTGPRRFWSAAVGAALLLPVLTLLLTAPVPRLGLSGVLLVYLLAAVGTALVGGLVPALAVALAAALLADYYFTAPLHSLRVEHGGDALALACFVIAATLVGAAAHAAARHTRQAVRATWEARVLNRLATAMMHGQDLPSLVEQVRESFGLTGVSLLERAPETAPGPRWYVVASAGAHPPEQPYEADVESPVSDTLTLATRGVLATDDQRILGACAAQLGMAHLHGTLARHAAETDTFADAERTRASLIRAAGRDLRERLRAAEEALARQDMGTARTSVRRAAQVVADLADLDRLQGGALDLYLRPVGLDELLTAVLDDLGPGGRTIQVRLPEQAPDVIADGALLTRVLTALAADALIHSPAGRPPTLTAEAFDGRLRIRLTGGADGAQRADSLTLRLSQDLTEAMGGTLEPTYDDGRLFSVTLTLPAAAVRS, encoded by the coding sequence ATGGCGCGTGGACGGTTGCAGATCTACCTGGGGGCAGCCCCCGGCGTGGGCAAGACGTACGCCATGCTCGAAGAGGGTCAGCGCCTGCGCGCTTCCGGCACCGATGTCGTCGCGGGTTTCGTCGAGCCACACGGGCGGCGACCGACCGCCGCCATGGCCGAAGGCCTGGAGACGGTGCCGCGGCGTACGGTGACCCACCGGGGAGCGGAGTTCACCGAGATGGACCTCGACGCGGTGCTGGCCCGCCGTTCCCAGGTCGCGCTGGTGGACGAGCTCGCCCACACCAATGCCCCCGGCACCGGCACCCGCAACGCCAAGCGGTGGCAGGACGTGGAGGAACTGCTGGACGCCGGGATCGACGTCGTCACCACGCTCAACGTCCAGCACCTGGAGTCCCTGAACGACGTCGTCCGGCAGATCACGGGAGTGCGCCAGCGCGAGACGCTGCCGGACGAGGTGGCCCGCCGAGCCGATCAGATCGAGCTGGTCGACCTTCCGCCCGAAGTGCTGCGCCGACGCCTGGCGCACGGCGACATCTATCCGCCGGACCGGATCGAGACGGCCCTCACCCACTACTTCCGGGTGGGTAATCTCATCGCGCTGCGCGAGTTGGCGCTGTTGTGGCTCGCCGACCGGGTGGAGGAGGGACTGCAGCACTACCGCGCCGAGCACGGCATCGCCATCCCCTGGGAAACCCGTGAGCGGATCATGGTGGGGCTGACCGGCGGCCCGGAGGGAGAGACGCTGATCCGACGGGCCGCCCGGATCGCCGCGCGTACTCCGGGCAGCGAACTGCTGGCGCTGCACGTTGTGCCTGCCGACGGACTCACCCACGCCGATCCGGCGGCCCTCGCGTCCCAGCGCACCCTGGTGGAGTCATTGGGCGGCACCTACCACCAGACGACGGGCGAGTCGGTGGTCGCGGCGCTGCTGCAGTTCGCCCGGGCCGAGAACGTCACCCAGATCGTGCTCGGCGCCAGCCGCCGCGGCCGGCTGTCCCTGCTGTTGGACGCCGGGGTGGGGCATCGCACGATCCGTGGCTCCGGCCCCATCGACGTCCATGTGATCACCCACGAGGCGGCCGCCGGCTCCGCCTTCACGACGCGGCTGCCGCGCCCCGGCCGCGGTACAGGACCACGGCGGTTCTGGTCAGCGGCGGTGGGGGCCGCGCTGCTGCTACCCGTGCTGACCTTGCTCCTCACCGCTCCAGTCCCCCGGCTCGGCCTGTCCGGCGTGCTTCTGGTCTACCTGCTCGCCGCCGTGGGTACCGCCCTGGTCGGTGGGCTGGTTCCGGCGCTGGCAGTGGCCCTCGCGGCGGCGCTGCTCGCCGACTACTACTTCACCGCGCCCCTTCACTCGCTGCGGGTCGAACACGGCGGCGACGCCCTCGCGCTGGCGTGCTTCGTCATTGCCGCCACGCTGGTGGGAGCCGCTGCCCACGCGGCCGCCCGGCACACCCGCCAGGCTGTACGCGCGACATGGGAGGCGCGGGTGTTGAACCGGCTGGCAACGGCCATGATGCACGGCCAGGACCTGCCGAGCCTCGTCGAACAGGTGCGGGAGAGCTTCGGGCTGACCGGCGTCAGCCTTCTCGAACGCGCACCCGAGACAGCACCGGGGCCACGCTGGTACGTGGTCGCAAGCGCCGGTGCACACCCACCGGAGCAGCCGTACGAAGCCGACGTCGAAAGTCCGGTCAGCGACACCCTCACGCTGGCGACCCGAGGTGTCCTGGCCACCGACGACCAGCGGATCCTCGGGGCGTGCGCGGCCCAACTCGGGATGGCCCACCTGCACGGCACGCTCGCCCGGCACGCCGCCGAGACGGACACCTTCGCCGACGCCGAACGCACGCGCGCCTCCCTGATCCGGGCAGCCGGCCGCGACCTGCGGGAGCGGTTGCGCGCGGCGGAAGAAGCCCTCGCCCGCCAGGACATGGGCACGGCCCGCACGTCGGTCCGCCGTGCCGCACAGGTCGTCGCCGACCTCGCCGACCTCGACCGGTTGCAGGGTGGGGCTCTCGACCTCTACCTGCGCCCCGTCGGCCTCGACGAGCTACTGACCGCCGTACTGGACGACCTGGGCCCCGGCGGCCGGACCATCCAGGTCCGGCTACCGGAGCAGGCGCCCGATGTGATCGCCGATGGCGCCCTGCTCACCCGGGTCCTGACCGCTCTCGCAGCCGACGCCCTGATTCACAGCCCGGCTGGGCGGCCGCCGACGCTGACCGC
- a CDS encoding universal stress protein: protein MGTDTSRPRVVVGVDGSPSSHAALRWAVRYAGLIGGTVDVVAAWDLPGAYGWAALAVDADFDEAVARQWLSQELSEVLGAEEAASVRALVVRGNTVEVLLTAAEGAEVLVVGSRGRGGFARALLGSVSRHVTAHARCPVVVVRPESRGGQSGGPV, encoded by the coding sequence ATGGGCACGGACACTTCCAGGCCGCGCGTCGTGGTCGGCGTCGACGGTTCGCCGTCCTCGCACGCGGCGCTGCGCTGGGCCGTGCGGTACGCCGGACTGATCGGCGGAACCGTGGACGTGGTGGCGGCGTGGGATCTGCCCGGCGCGTACGGCTGGGCGGCTCTGGCCGTGGACGCCGATTTCGACGAGGCCGTCGCCCGGCAATGGCTGAGCCAGGAGCTGAGCGAGGTGCTGGGAGCCGAGGAAGCCGCCTCGGTCAGGGCGCTTGTGGTCCGTGGTAACACCGTCGAGGTGCTTCTGACGGCCGCCGAGGGGGCCGAGGTGTTGGTGGTGGGCAGCAGGGGGCGCGGCGGGTTCGCCCGAGCTCTGCTGGGGTCCGTCAGCCGGCACGTCACTGCGCACGCCAGGTGCCCGGTTGTCGTCGTGCGCCCGGAATCGCGAGGAGGGCAGTCCGGCGGACCCGTATGA
- a CDS encoding Hsp20/alpha crystallin family protein gives MSTLTRRQGFAFPEIPDWFENLPARFAMPTMGDLYTVRIEDYTEEGRYVMRAELPGMSPEDIDVFISDGVLTVQAERTEKDITRNHSEIRYGAMSRSVSLPPGADEDDVKADYADGMLTVSVGLGTEKAEAKHVEIRHGK, from the coding sequence ATGAGCACACTGACACGCAGGCAGGGGTTCGCGTTTCCGGAGATCCCTGACTGGTTCGAGAACCTTCCGGCACGGTTCGCGATGCCCACGATGGGTGACCTGTACACGGTCCGGATCGAGGACTACACGGAGGAGGGCCGCTACGTGATGCGGGCGGAGCTTCCGGGCATGTCGCCCGAGGACATCGACGTCTTCATCAGCGACGGCGTGCTGACGGTTCAGGCGGAACGCACCGAGAAGGACATCACGAGGAATCACAGCGAGATCCGGTACGGCGCGATGAGCCGCAGCGTGTCGCTGCCGCCCGGCGCGGACGAGGACGACGTCAAGGCCGACTACGCCGACGGCATGCTGACCGTCAGCGTGGGCCTGGGCACCGAGAAGGCGGAGGCGAAGCACGTGGAGATCCGGCACGGCAAGTGA
- a CDS encoding V-type ATP synthase subunit A has translation MGSLARAASSAPATGRTDRPRILRVAGPLVEITCPPAVAMHDLVALGDARLPGEVVAIHGDTATVQAYEYTGGLAPGHPAEPQGRPLSVRLAPDLLGGVFDGLLRPLAGAGDLLTTNGPTTAEPGLGDRSFTPRVSEGTRVAAGDVLGEIGASVPLRLLVPPDLSGEVTRIASAGEHSSDAVLAVVGGNEVRMAQSWPVRRPRPVARRLTADVPLNTGQRAVDLLFPVARGSTVAVPGGFGTGKTMLLQQIAKWCDADVIVYVGCGERGNEMADVMEELTELTDPRTGGRLAERTVTIANTSNMPMMAREASVHTGATVSEYFRDMGLDVVLIADSTSRWAEALREFASRMGELPAEEGYPAGLASQLAAFYERAAAVRTLGGANGSVTVIGAVSPPGGDRTEPVTAHTERFVRCLWSLDRDLAYARHYPAVSWSESFSRDAAGLAAAHARADDPEWAERRGRVARQLVEADRLADLVELVGITALPPRERISVLAGRLLREAAVQQNALSPADAYSTPEKTAALVEAVLTVIDRCAELVDSGTAVDAVEAVDFTPLLRARETAGPAETAPVTAARDTVMARLKEAA, from the coding sequence GTGGGCTCGCTTGCGCGGGCCGCGAGCAGTGCTCCGGCAACCGGCCGGACCGACCGTCCCCGGATTCTCCGCGTCGCCGGTCCCCTCGTGGAGATCACCTGCCCTCCTGCGGTCGCCATGCACGATCTGGTCGCACTGGGCGACGCCCGGCTGCCGGGCGAGGTCGTCGCCATCCACGGCGACACGGCCACCGTCCAGGCCTACGAGTACACCGGCGGGCTGGCCCCCGGCCATCCCGCGGAACCCCAGGGGCGACCGCTGTCGGTGCGGTTGGCCCCTGATCTGCTCGGCGGTGTGTTCGACGGTCTGCTGCGCCCTCTGGCCGGCGCCGGCGACCTTCTCACCACGAACGGGCCGACGACTGCTGAACCGGGCCTCGGGGATCGGTCGTTCACGCCACGGGTGTCGGAGGGGACGCGGGTCGCGGCCGGTGACGTCCTCGGGGAGATCGGCGCGAGCGTGCCACTACGGCTTCTGGTGCCTCCGGACCTGTCGGGCGAGGTGACTCGGATCGCTTCGGCGGGCGAGCACTCCTCGGACGCCGTGCTCGCCGTGGTGGGCGGGAACGAGGTGCGGATGGCGCAGTCGTGGCCGGTGCGCAGGCCGCGACCGGTCGCGCGACGACTGACGGCGGACGTGCCCCTGAACACCGGGCAGCGCGCCGTCGACCTGCTCTTCCCTGTGGCGCGGGGCAGCACGGTCGCCGTTCCCGGTGGCTTCGGCACCGGCAAGACCATGCTGCTCCAGCAGATCGCCAAGTGGTGCGACGCGGATGTGATCGTCTACGTCGGCTGCGGCGAGCGCGGCAACGAGATGGCGGACGTCATGGAGGAGCTGACGGAGCTGACTGATCCGCGGACCGGGGGCCGTCTGGCGGAGCGGACCGTGACGATCGCGAACACCTCCAACATGCCGATGATGGCCCGCGAGGCGAGTGTGCACACGGGGGCGACGGTTTCGGAGTACTTCCGCGACATGGGCCTCGATGTCGTCCTGATCGCCGACTCGACGTCCCGCTGGGCGGAAGCACTGCGCGAGTTCGCCTCCCGCATGGGTGAACTCCCCGCCGAGGAGGGTTATCCGGCAGGGCTCGCCTCCCAGCTGGCCGCGTTCTACGAGCGGGCGGCGGCCGTACGCACGCTCGGCGGCGCGAACGGGTCCGTCACGGTGATCGGTGCCGTGTCCCCACCGGGCGGCGACCGCACCGAGCCCGTCACCGCGCACACCGAGCGGTTCGTGCGGTGTCTGTGGAGCCTGGACCGCGATCTCGCCTACGCACGGCACTATCCGGCCGTTTCCTGGTCGGAGTCCTTCTCCCGGGACGCCGCCGGGCTGGCCGCCGCGCACGCGCGGGCCGACGACCCCGAGTGGGCCGAGCGGCGGGGGCGGGTGGCACGGCAGCTGGTGGAGGCGGACCGGCTGGCCGACCTCGTCGAACTGGTCGGCATCACCGCCCTGCCGCCCCGGGAGCGGATCAGTGTGCTCGCCGGACGGCTGCTGCGCGAGGCCGCGGTCCAGCAGAACGCGCTGTCCCCGGCGGACGCCTACAGCACCCCCGAGAAGACCGCGGCCCTGGTGGAGGCGGTGCTGACGGTGATCGACCGCTGTGCGGAGCTGGTGGACTCCGGTACCGCCGTGGACGCCGTCGAGGCGGTCGACTTCACCCCGCTGCTGCGGGCGCGCGAGACGGCCGGCCCCGCGGAGACCGCGCCGGTGACCGCGGCCCGGGACACCGTGATGGCCCGGCTGAAGGAGGCGGCATGA